From one Bacteroidales bacterium genomic stretch:
- a CDS encoding menaquinone biosynthesis decarboxylase: MSYKSLSEFVEILEKEKELVRIKEFVNPELEITEIVDRVSKSEKGGKAILFENTGTDFPVLINAFGSYKRMCLALGIKNLDDIGKDIDNLFKEFSGNKNNLFDKVKLLPQLLKLSSWIPKIKSQKGECQQVIINNPDINKFPVLKCWPEDGGKFVTLPMVITKDPKTQIRNVGMYRMQIFGKNLTGMHWHRHKTGARHFEEYKKLGKKMPVAVVLGGDPAYTYSATAPLPDNIDEYLFAGFIRKKRVELVKCITQDIEVPTDADIIIEGYVDTAEDLILEGPFGDHTGFYSLPDLYPKFHITCITHRKNAIYHATIVGIPPQEDAWIAKATERIFLTPVKMAVVPEIIDIEIPVTGVAHNLTIVKIKKTYPGQAIKVMNALWGAGQMMFNKILVVTDYDVDIHNYSELVKIISDNFNPFSDVYFSKGPLDILDHSSEKMAFGGKLGIDATIKLEEEKNEKSNLNNLSKIKINKEQIKKVLPEIFELNDEFFKDDIPIIFISIDKSKNSRVIDIFQKLIEFTGFSQIKIIVFVDKNVDVSDINNVLWICMSNVDISRDVYIKSFLKNDDKCLVFDGTRKTKISDKFNRDWPNIIISDDVTISTIDKKWNKLGLGEFIKSPSLKYKKMVNSKGAVAK; this comes from the coding sequence ATGTCATACAAAAGTTTAAGTGAATTTGTTGAAATTCTTGAAAAGGAGAAAGAATTAGTCAGAATAAAAGAATTTGTGAACCCTGAATTGGAAATTACTGAAATTGTTGATAGGGTTTCAAAATCAGAAAAAGGAGGAAAAGCAATTCTGTTTGAAAATACAGGAACTGATTTTCCTGTTCTAATAAATGCTTTTGGTTCTTATAAAAGAATGTGTTTGGCTTTAGGGATAAAAAACCTTGATGACATAGGTAAAGACATAGACAACTTGTTTAAAGAATTTTCAGGCAATAAAAACAATTTATTTGATAAAGTAAAGTTGTTACCGCAGTTATTGAAATTATCTTCGTGGATACCAAAAATCAAATCACAAAAAGGTGAGTGTCAGCAGGTTATTATTAACAATCCTGATATAAATAAATTTCCTGTATTAAAGTGCTGGCCTGAGGATGGAGGGAAATTTGTAACACTTCCTATGGTAATAACCAAAGACCCAAAAACACAAATCAGAAATGTTGGCATGTACAGAATGCAGATTTTTGGTAAAAATTTAACAGGAATGCACTGGCATCGACATAAAACAGGAGCAAGGCATTTTGAAGAATATAAAAAACTTGGTAAAAAAATGCCCGTTGCAGTTGTTTTAGGTGGTGATCCTGCTTATACTTATTCTGCTACAGCACCTTTGCCCGATAATATTGATGAATACTTATTTGCTGGTTTTATAAGGAAAAAAAGAGTTGAACTTGTAAAATGTATTACACAGGATATTGAGGTTCCAACTGATGCGGATATAATAATTGAGGGATATGTTGATACTGCCGAAGATTTAATTCTTGAAGGTCCGTTTGGAGATCATACAGGTTTTTATTCATTGCCTGATTTGTATCCAAAATTTCATATCACTTGTATCACTCACAGGAAAAATGCAATATATCATGCAACTATTGTCGGAATTCCGCCACAGGAAGATGCATGGATTGCAAAGGCAACAGAAAGGATTTTTTTAACACCTGTAAAAATGGCTGTAGTTCCCGAAATAATTGATATTGAAATACCTGTTACGGGTGTAGCACATAATCTAACAATAGTTAAAATTAAAAAGACTTATCCCGGACAGGCAATAAAAGTTATGAATGCCTTATGGGGTGCCGGACAAATGATGTTTAACAAAATACTTGTTGTAACAGACTATGATGTTGATATTCATAATTATTCGGAACTGGTAAAAATAATTTCAGATAATTTTAATCCTTTTTCAGATGTTTATTTTAGTAAAGGACCTTTGGATATTTTAGATCATTCTTCTGAAAAAATGGCTTTTGGCGGAAAACTCGGTATTGATGCAACAATAAAGTTAGAAGAAGAAAAAAATGAAAAAAGTAATTTGAATAATCTTAGTAAAATAAAGATTAATAAAGAACAAATTAAGAAAGTTTTACCTGAAATATTTGAATTAAACGATGAATTTTTTAAAGATGATATTCCGATAATTTTTATCAGTATTGATAAATCTAAAAATAGTAGAGTTATTGATATTTTTCAGAAGTTGATTGAATTCACTGGATTTTCGCAAATCAAAATAATTGTATTTGTTGATAAAAATGTTGATGTTTCTGATATTAATAATGTTTTATGGATATGTATGAGTAATGTCGATATATCAAGAGATGTATATATAAAAAGTTTTTTAAAAAACGACGATAAATGTTTAGTATTTGATGGTACACGTAAAACTAAAATATCTGACAAATTTAATCGTGATTGGCCAAATATTATTATATCTGATGATGTTACAATAAGCACAATTGATAAAAAATGGAATAAACTCGGATTAGGAGAATTTATTAAATCGCCTTCGCTGAAATACAAAAAAATGGTGAATAGCAAAGGTGCAGTTGCAAAATAA
- the eno gene encoding phosphopyruvate hydratase, which produces MGQIANIHARQILDSRGNPTMEVEVLTNTGIIGRAAVPSGASTGIHEAVELRDGDKKRYLGKGVLKAVNNVNKIINDELKGYYVLDQRLIDAALIELDGTENKSNLGANATIGVSLAVAKAAAIATGLDLFRYIGGVNANTLPIPMMNILNGGQHADNLIDIQEFMIMPIGADSFSEALRMGAEVFHNLKSVLKSKGHSTNVGDEGGFAPNLKSNEEAIEVVVNAIEKAGYNPGKDIFIALDPAASAFYNKDKKVYHFESTNEDRTSEQMVEYWKDWTNKYPILSIEDGLDEDDWKGWTLMNKELGDKIQIVGDDIYVTNVKRLQRGIDEKCANSILIKVNQIGTLTETINAVQLAYINSMTAVISHRSGETEDVTIADLAVALNTGLIKTGSASRSDRIAKYNQLLRIEEILGSSGRYLGKDFKYFKK; this is translated from the coding sequence ATGGGACAAATAGCAAATATTCATGCACGACAAATATTAGATTCGCGCGGAAATCCAACTATGGAAGTTGAAGTATTAACTAATACAGGAATAATCGGAAGAGCAGCAGTTCCTTCAGGAGCTTCTACAGGTATTCACGAAGCAGTAGAATTACGTGACGGCGATAAAAAGCGGTATCTTGGAAAAGGAGTATTGAAAGCTGTTAACAATGTTAACAAAATAATAAACGATGAATTAAAAGGATATTATGTTTTAGACCAAAGATTAATTGATGCTGCATTAATTGAACTTGATGGAACAGAGAACAAATCAAATCTTGGAGCAAATGCAACAATAGGTGTATCTCTTGCTGTTGCAAAAGCAGCAGCAATTGCAACAGGACTCGATCTTTTCAGATATATTGGTGGTGTAAATGCAAATACTTTGCCTATACCTATGATGAATATTCTTAATGGTGGACAACATGCTGACAATCTGATTGATATACAAGAGTTTATGATAATGCCTATTGGTGCTGATAGTTTTAGTGAAGCACTTAGAATGGGAGCAGAGGTATTTCATAATTTAAAATCTGTTTTAAAATCAAAAGGACATTCAACTAATGTTGGAGATGAAGGAGGTTTTGCTCCGAATTTAAAATCTAATGAGGAAGCTATTGAAGTTGTTGTTAACGCAATTGAAAAAGCCGGATATAATCCGGGAAAAGATATTTTTATTGCACTGGATCCGGCAGCATCTGCTTTTTACAATAAGGACAAAAAAGTTTATCATTTTGAATCAACAAACGAAGACAGAACATCGGAACAAATGGTAGAATACTGGAAAGATTGGACTAACAAATATCCTATCTTATCAATTGAAGACGGATTAGATGAAGATGACTGGAAAGGATGGACATTAATGAATAAAGAATTAGGTGATAAGATACAAATTGTTGGTGATGATATATATGTTACAAATGTTAAACGTTTACAAAGAGGTATTGATGAAAAATGTGCCAACTCAATATTAATTAAAGTAAATCAAATAGGTACTTTAACCGAAACTATTAATGCTGTTCAACTTGCATATATTAATTCAATGACTGCTGTTATTAGTCACAGGTCTGGTGAGACAGAAGATGTTACTATTGCTGATTTAGCTGTTGCTTTAAATACAGGCTTAATTAAAACAGGTTCAGCTTCAAGATCTGATAGAATTGCTAAGTATAATCAATTACTTAGAATAGAAGAAATTCTTGGTTCATCCGGCAGGTATCTCGGTAAAGATTTTAAGTATTTTAAAAAATAA
- the rplQ gene encoding 50S ribosomal protein L17, giving the protein MRHRKSFNHLGRKKAHRSAMLSNMASSLIMSKKIETTVAKAKALRSYIEPLITKSKDDSTHSRRVVFSYLQNKESVTELFREIAVKISERPGGYTRILKTGNRLGDNAEMCIIELVDYNENMLAATQETKAKTTKRRKRAKKKTTTAQTEITVTPTEKAALTEEVTSTKEVAPIKETETKETETKVEDNKQDIVEKVVESKEEKKTTEEKPKKDIVKTQDSASKEETKKEEKPKKDIVKTQGFASQEETKKEEKPKVKAEKPKKDIVKTQDSASQEEKTNTDKDNKEN; this is encoded by the coding sequence ATGAGACATAGAAAAAGTTTTAATCATTTAGGTAGAAAAAAAGCTCACAGAAGTGCCATGTTATCGAATATGGCAAGTTCTTTAATTATGAGCAAAAAAATTGAAACAACTGTTGCTAAAGCAAAAGCTTTAAGATCATATATTGAGCCTTTGATAACAAAATCAAAAGATGATTCAACACATTCAAGAAGAGTTGTATTTAGTTATCTCCAAAATAAAGAAAGTGTTACAGAACTTTTCAGAGAAATTGCTGTTAAAATTTCTGAACGCCCAGGTGGATATACAAGAATATTAAAAACCGGTAATCGACTGGGAGATAATGCAGAAATGTGTATTATTGAATTAGTTGATTATAATGAGAATATGTTAGCCGCTACACAGGAAACTAAAGCAAAAACAACTAAAAGAAGAAAAAGAGCGAAGAAAAAAACTACTACAGCTCAAACAGAGATAACAGTAACTCCAACTGAAAAAGCAGCTCTAACTGAAGAGGTTACTTCAACTAAAGAAGTTGCTCCAATTAAAGAAACTGAAACTAAAGAAACTGAAACTAAAGTTGAAGATAATAAACAAGATATAGTTGAAAAGGTAGTAGAAAGTAAGGAAGAAAAGAAAACGACAGAAGAAAAACCTAAAAAAGATATCGTAAAGACACAAGACTCTGCGTCTAAAGAAGAAACAAAAAAAGAAGAAAAACCCAAAAAGGATATCGTAAAGACGCAAGGCTTTGCGTCTCAAGAAGAAACAAAGAAAGAAGAAAAGCCAAAAGTAAAAGCAGAAAAACCCAAAAAAGATATCGTAAAGACGCAAGACTCTGCGTCTCAAGAAGAAAAAACCAATACTGATAAGGATAATAAAGAAAATTAA
- a CDS encoding DNA-directed RNA polymerase subunit alpha, which produces MAILAFQKPDKVIMIDATEIFGTFEFRPLEPGYGITVGNSLRRILLSSLEGYAITNIKIEGVEHEFSTIKGIIEDVTEIILNLKQIRFKKQIEEYDSEKVTVTISGQDTFKAGDISKFLTGFEILNPDLLICRLESDVKLQIEITVNKGRGYVTSEENTPLEAEIGIIPIDSIFTPIKNVKYSIENYRVEQKTDYEKLIFEITTDGSIHPKEALKEAAKILIYHFMLFSDEKITLDTDEKYENEEFDEEVLHMRQLLKTKLVDLDLSVRALNCLKAADVETLGDLCTFNKNDLLKFRNFGKKSLTELEDLLQSMNLVFGMDITKYKLVKE; this is translated from the coding sequence ATGGCAATTTTAGCTTTTCAAAAACCCGATAAGGTTATAATGATTGATGCAACCGAAATTTTTGGAACATTCGAGTTTCGTCCTCTTGAACCTGGTTATGGTATTACCGTAGGTAATTCACTCCGTCGCATTTTACTTTCTTCATTAGAAGGATATGCTATTACAAATATTAAAATCGAAGGAGTTGAACATGAATTTTCAACTATTAAAGGTATTATTGAAGATGTTACAGAAATAATACTTAATCTGAAACAAATAAGGTTTAAAAAACAAATAGAAGAATATGATAGTGAAAAAGTTACAGTTACTATTTCCGGACAAGATACATTTAAAGCAGGTGATATATCAAAATTTCTTACAGGTTTTGAAATATTAAATCCCGATCTTTTAATTTGCAGATTAGAATCTGATGTTAAACTTCAAATAGAAATTACTGTTAATAAAGGCAGAGGTTATGTTACTTCAGAAGAAAACACACCTCTTGAAGCTGAAATTGGAATTATTCCAATTGATTCTATTTTTACACCAATAAAGAATGTTAAATATTCGATTGAAAATTATAGAGTTGAACAAAAAACAGACTATGAAAAGTTAATTTTTGAAATAACTACTGATGGTTCAATTCATCCAAAAGAAGCACTAAAAGAAGCTGCAAAAATTCTTATTTATCATTTTATGTTATTTTCTGATGAAAAAATTACTCTCGATACAGATGAAAAATATGAAAATGAAGAATTTGATGAAGAAGTACTTCATATGCGTCAATTACTTAAAACAAAATTAGTTGACCTTGACCTTTCTGTAAGAGCTTTAAATTGTTTAAAAGCTGCTGATGTTGAAACATTAGGAGATCTTTGTACATTTAATAAAAATGACCTGTTGAAATTCAGAAATTTCGGAAAAAAATCTTTAACTGAATTAGAAGATTTACTTCAATCAATGAATTTAGTGTTTGGTATGGATATTACGAAGTATAAACTTGTGAAAGAATAA
- the rpsD gene encoding 30S ribosomal protein S4 → MAKYIGPKTKIARKFGDPIFGADKSFERKNYPPGIHGMNKRRRKQSEYGVQLKEKQKAKYTYGILEKQFLNLFKKAAKSKGVTGEVLLQFLEARLDNVVYRLGISPTRSGARQLVSHRHIVVNGDIVNIPSYSLKSGDIVEIREKSKAHEAILNSLSSAHYGKYPWLEWDRDSMKGKFLNLPDRSEIPENIKEQLIVELYSK, encoded by the coding sequence ATGGCGAAATATATTGGACCAAAAACAAAAATTGCAAGAAAATTTGGAGATCCAATTTTTGGAGCGGATAAATCTTTTGAAAGAAAGAACTACCCTCCGGGAATACATGGTATGAACAAAAGAAGAAGGAAACAATCTGAATATGGTGTGCAGTTAAAGGAAAAACAAAAAGCAAAATATACTTATGGTATTCTTGAAAAACAATTTCTGAATTTATTTAAAAAAGCTGCAAAAAGTAAAGGTGTTACAGGTGAAGTATTACTCCAATTTCTTGAAGCAAGATTAGATAATGTAGTTTATCGATTAGGTATATCTCCTACAAGGAGTGGTGCAAGACAACTTGTTTCACACAGACATATTGTAGTAAATGGAGACATAGTAAATATCCCTTCATATTCATTAAAATCTGGTGATATTGTAGAAATTCGTGAAAAATCAAAAGCACATGAAGCAATACTTAATTCGTTATCGTCCGCACATTATGGTAAATATCCATGGTTGGAATGGGACCGCGATAGTATGAAAGGAAAATTTTTAAATCTTCCTGACAGATCAGAAATTCCTGAAAATATAAAAGAACAATTAATAGTAGAATTATATTCAAAATAA
- the rpsK gene encoding 30S ribosomal protein S11 produces the protein MAQKSKSTRKKVVKVEPSGQVHIHASFNNIIISLTNNEGQVISWSSAGKMGFRGSKKNTPYAAQVAAEDCAKVAFDLGLRKAKAFVKGPGTGRESAMRTIHNAGIEIIEIVDVTPLPHNGCRPPKRRRV, from the coding sequence ATGGCACAAAAATCTAAATCAACAAGGAAGAAAGTTGTTAAAGTCGAACCATCTGGTCAGGTACATATTCATGCTTCCTTTAATAATATAATAATTTCATTAACAAACAATGAGGGTCAGGTTATATCATGGTCTTCGGCGGGGAAAATGGGATTCAGAGGATCAAAAAAGAACACACCTTATGCGGCACAAGTTGCAGCTGAAGATTGTGCAAAGGTTGCATTTGACCTTGGTTTAAGAAAGGCAAAAGCCTTTGTTAAAGGACCTGGCACCGGAAGAGAATCTGCTATGAGAACAATTCATAATGCAGGAATAGAAATTATTGAAATAGTTGATGTTACACCTCTTCCGCATAATGGTTGTCGACCACCCAAAAGAAGAAGAGTTTAA
- the rpsM gene encoding 30S ribosomal protein S13 has translation MARIAGVDIPNNKRGEIGLSYIYGVGHSSAIKILKEAGIDSNIKVKDWTDDHLQKIRNILNEQFKLEGELRSEVQLNIKRLMDIGCYRGIRHRIGLPVRGQNTQNNARTRKGRKKTVANKKKATK, from the coding sequence ATGGCAAGAATAGCTGGTGTTGATATACCAAACAATAAACGAGGAGAAATAGGTTTGTCCTATATCTACGGAGTTGGACATAGTTCAGCAATCAAAATTTTAAAAGAAGCTGGAATTGACAGTAACATTAAGGTTAAAGACTGGACAGATGATCATTTACAAAAAATCAGAAATATCCTTAATGAACAATTTAAACTTGAAGGAGAATTACGTTCCGAAGTACAGCTAAATATTAAGCGATTAATGGATATTGGTTGTTATCGTGGAATAAGACACCGTATTGGATTACCTGTTAGAGGGCAGAATACACAAAATAATGCAAGAACAAGAAAAGGAAGGAAAAAAACAGTAGCAAATAAAAAGAAAGCAACTAAATAG
- the ykgO gene encoding type B 50S ribosomal protein L36 yields MKVRASIKKRSSDCKIVRRKGRLYVINKKNPKFKQRQG; encoded by the coding sequence ATGAAAGTTAGAGCATCAATAAAAAAAAGAAGTTCAGATTGTAAAATTGTCAGAAGGAAAGGACGATTATATGTTATTAATAAAAAAAATCCCAAATTTAAACAACGTCAGGGATAA
- the infA gene encoding translation initiation factor IF-1 — protein MAKQPSIEQDGTIIEALSNAMFRVKLENGHIITAHISGKMRMHYIKILPGDKVKVEMSPYDLTKGRISFRYKN, from the coding sequence ATGGCTAAACAGCCTTCAATAGAACAAGATGGTACAATAATCGAAGCATTATCTAATGCAATGTTTCGTGTTAAGTTAGAAAATGGTCATATAATTACAGCTCATATATCGGGAAAAATGAGAATGCATTATATTAAAATACTTCCTGGCGATAAAGTAAAAGTTGAAATGTCACCATATGATTTAACAAAAGGAAGGATTAGTTTTAGATATAAAAACTAA
- the map gene encoding type I methionyl aminopeptidase, with protein MIYYKTQEEIELLRESNLLVSNTLAEIVRLMKPGITTIKIDKIAEEFIRDNNAIPGFLNYNGFPNTLCISVNHQVVHGIPSKYELKEGDIVSVDCGVLKNGFYGDSAYTFAIGEVEPEKLKLLKVTKQALYKGIENAIEGKRIGDIGYTIQKHAESNGFSVVREMIGHGVGRNLHEKPEVPNYGRQGKGIKLKKGLVIAIEPMINMGTKNIKQAEDGWTIYTTDGKPSAHFEHSVAINKGKAEILSDFNCIEKALLKN; from the coding sequence ATGATTTATTATAAAACTCAGGAAGAGATAGAATTATTACGTGAAAGCAATTTGTTGGTTTCAAACACACTAGCAGAGATTGTAAGATTAATGAAACCCGGTATTACTACTATTAAAATTGATAAAATAGCCGAAGAGTTTATAAGAGATAATAATGCAATTCCCGGGTTTTTAAATTATAATGGGTTTCCAAATACGCTTTGTATTTCTGTAAACCATCAGGTTGTTCATGGTATTCCTTCAAAATATGAATTAAAAGAAGGAGATATTGTTTCAGTAGATTGCGGAGTATTAAAAAATGGTTTTTATGGAGATTCAGCATATACTTTTGCTATTGGTGAAGTAGAACCAGAAAAACTGAAACTTTTAAAAGTAACAAAACAAGCATTGTATAAGGGAATAGAAAACGCTATTGAAGGGAAAAGAATTGGTGATATAGGATATACTATTCAAAAACATGCTGAAAGTAATGGTTTTTCGGTTGTAAGAGAAATGATTGGACATGGAGTTGGCAGAAATTTACATGAAAAACCTGAAGTACCAAATTATGGCAGGCAAGGGAAAGGGATAAAATTAAAAAAAGGATTGGTTATAGCTATTGAACCAATGATAAATATGGGAACAAAAAATATAAAACAAGCTGAAGATGGTTGGACAATTTATACTACTGACGGTAAACCATCGGCACATTTTGAGCATTCAGTTGCTATAAATAAAGGTAAAGCAGAAATATTATCTGATTTTAATTGTATTGAAAAAGCATTATTAAAAAATTAA
- the secY gene encoding preprotein translocase subunit SecY, protein MKKLIETIKNIYKIEDLRIRILNTLGFILIYRLGTFITIPGVDPSQLAALSKQTSTGVLGLLDMFSGGAFSNASIFALGIMPYISASIVIQLLGMAIPFFQRLQREGESGRRKINQITRYLTVVILLFQAPSYLANLHAQLPESAFVLKGVYFTISSIIMLTAGTMFVMWLGEKITDKGIGNGISLIIMIGIIARLPFSLAAEFVSRIEEQGGGLVMFLVEIVVLLFVILAVILLVQGTRRIPVQYAKRIVGNKQYGGVRQYIPLKVNSAGVMPIIFAQAIMFLPMMLVGFADSEGLSGFAAAFSDFTGFWYNLTFAIMIILFTYFYTAITINPTQMAEDMKKNGGFIPGVKPGRKTVEFLDSVMSKITLPGSIFLAIVAILPPIVMIAGVNNQFAQFYGGTSLLILVGVVLDTLQQIESHLLMRHYDGLMKSGRIKGRARGASVI, encoded by the coding sequence ATGAAAAAACTTATTGAAACAATAAAGAATATTTATAAAATTGAAGATTTAAGAATAAGAATCTTAAATACTTTAGGTTTTATTTTAATTTATAGATTAGGAACATTTATTACAATACCTGGTGTTGACCCTTCGCAATTAGCAGCACTATCAAAACAAACATCAACAGGTGTACTTGGTTTGTTAGATATGTTTTCCGGTGGAGCATTTAGCAATGCATCAATTTTTGCACTAGGAATTATGCCATATATCTCAGCATCAATTGTTATTCAGTTGCTTGGTATGGCTATACCCTTTTTCCAGAGACTACAACGTGAAGGAGAAAGCGGAAGAAGAAAAATAAATCAAATAACAAGATATTTAACAGTTGTTATCTTACTTTTTCAGGCACCAAGTTATTTGGCAAATTTGCATGCACAATTGCCAGAATCAGCATTTGTCCTAAAAGGGGTATATTTTACTATATCGTCTATAATAATGCTAACAGCAGGAACAATGTTTGTTATGTGGTTGGGTGAGAAAATAACCGATAAAGGAATAGGTAACGGAATTTCTCTGATAATTATGATTGGTATAATAGCACGATTACCGTTTTCATTAGCAGCAGAATTTGTTTCAAGAATTGAAGAACAAGGAGGCGGATTAGTTATGTTCCTTGTTGAAATAGTAGTTCTGTTATTTGTTATTTTAGCAGTTATTTTATTAGTGCAGGGAACAAGAAGAATCCCTGTTCAATATGCAAAACGTATAGTTGGAAATAAACAATATGGAGGTGTTCGCCAATATATACCTTTAAAAGTTAATTCAGCCGGTGTAATGCCTATTATATTTGCACAGGCAATTATGTTTTTACCTATGATGTTAGTTGGTTTTGCCGACTCTGAAGGACTTTCGGGATTTGCTGCTGCATTTTCTGATTTTACAGGGTTTTGGTATAATTTGACTTTTGCCATAATGATAATATTATTTACATATTTTTATACTGCAATTACTATTAATCCTACTCAAATGGCAGAGGATATGAAAAAGAACGGAGGGTTTATCCCGGGTGTTAAACCGGGACGAAAAACGGTAGAGTTTTTGGATTCAGTTATGTCTAAAATTACCTTGCCGGGTTCAATATTTTTAGCAATTGTTGCAATATTGCCGCCAATAGTTATGATTGCAGGTGTAAATAATCAATTTGCTCAATTTTATGGCGGTACATCATTATTAATTTTAGTAGGAGTTGTTTTAGATACATTACAACAAATTGAAAGTCATTTATTGATGAGGCACTATGACGGTTTAATGAAATCGGGTAGAATAAAAGGACGTGCCAGAGGTGCTTCAGTAATTTAA
- the rplO gene encoding 50S ribosomal protein L15 encodes MDLSNLKSAEGSVKNKKRIARGQGSTRGGTSTRGHKGQKSRSGYSKKIGFEGGQMPLQRTTPKYGFKNINRKEYKAINIKNIQLIAEKNSLTVINIQTYIDNGLASNNSLIKILGDGKLTLKLEVTAHAFSKTAKAAIEEQNGKAIKL; translated from the coding sequence ATGGATTTAAGTAATTTAAAATCGGCAGAAGGCTCAGTTAAAAATAAAAAACGAATAGCCAGAGGACAAGGTTCTACCAGAGGTGGTACATCAACAAGAGGACACAAAGGACAAAAATCACGTTCTGGATATTCTAAAAAAATCGGTTTTGAGGGTGGTCAAATGCCATTACAAAGAACTACACCAAAATATGGTTTTAAAAATATTAACAGAAAAGAGTATAAAGCAATTAATATAAAAAATATTCAATTGATTGCAGAAAAAAACAGCCTTACTGTTATTAATATTCAAACCTATATTGACAATGGTTTGGCTTCTAATAATAGTTTAATTAAAATCTTAGGTGACGGAAAATTAACTCTTAAATTAGAAGTTACTGCACATGCATTTTCAAAAACTGCTAAAGCAGCAATCGAAGAGCAAAACGGGAAAGCAATAAAATTATAG
- the rpmD gene encoding 50S ribosomal protein L30, which translates to MSKIRIILKRSKIGHPERQKKTIKALGLNKVNSSVEVEATPQILGMVNKVKHLVVTEKIK; encoded by the coding sequence ATGTCAAAAATTAGAATAATTCTAAAAAGAAGTAAAATTGGACATCCTGAGAGACAGAAAAAAACAATAAAAGCTCTTGGATTAAATAAGGTGAATTCTTCAGTTGAAGTTGAAGCAACACCACAGATTTTAGGAATGGTTAACAAAGTTAAACATTTAGTAGTAACGGAAAAAATTAAGTAA
- the rpsE gene encoding 30S ribosomal protein S5, giving the protein MSNIKKVRSSDLELKDRLVAINRVTKVTKGGRNFSFSAIVVVGNEDGIVGHGLGKAQEVTTAISKGIEEAKKNLVKIPINKGTIPHEQISKYGGASIFLKPASPGTGVKAGGAMRAVLESVGVKDVLAKSKGSSNPHNVVKATMAALLEMRDALNIAQSRGITLEKVFNG; this is encoded by the coding sequence ATGTCAAATATAAAAAAAGTAAGATCAAGTGATTTAGAACTAAAAGACAGGCTGGTTGCAATTAACCGTGTAACAAAAGTAACCAAAGGAGGAAGGAACTTTAGTTTTTCTGCAATAGTTGTTGTAGGTAACGAAGATGGTATTGTAGGTCATGGTTTGGGAAAAGCACAAGAAGTTACAACTGCAATCTCAAAAGGAATTGAAGAAGCAAAAAAGAATCTTGTAAAAATTCCTATTAATAAAGGTACTATTCCGCATGAACAAATTTCAAAATATGGAGGTGCTTCTATTTTCTTAAAACCTGCTTCTCCGGGAACAGGTGTTAAGGCAGGAGGAGCTATGCGAGCTGTTTTAGAAAGTGTTGGTGTTAAAGATGTTCTTGCAAAATCAAAGGGCTCTTCAAATCCTCATAATGTTGTTAAAGCTACAATGGCTGCCCTGTTAGAAATGCGTGATGCACTTAATATTGCTCAAAGTAGAGGGATTACTTTAGAAAAAGTATTTAATGGATAA